The nucleotide sequence CGGCGGCTGCCGCCTGACAGAGCGCGAAAACGCCCGTCGGTACTGGTTGGTGCTCACCCGCCTGCCGCAGCCCACAGCGGGCGACTTTACGCTTGCCAACCTTGGTCGTCAGTTTTGGCACAGCGAGGGACAAAGCCACTACTGGCTGTGCGTGGGGCGCAACAGCGCCGACAATGACCTGCTGGCCGCCGCTGCTGGGCCGGACGACCTTGTCCTGCGCATGCGCGACATGCCGGGGCCGCTGGCGCTGGCGCGCAACGGAGCCTTGTGGCCCGAGGATGTGTTGGGCACGGCCTGTCAGATGGCGGCCTCTTACGCGCCCAAGGCTGTAGCCACCGGGGGGCCGGTATTTGTACGCGCCCGCAGGGGAGAGGAATTCAAGGATATTCTGGTGCCGACCCAGCGCTGCGAAGCACTGTGGAACGAGCCAGCCTGGGACGAGATCAAGGGCGTCATCCGCGCGGAGGCCAGAGAACGGCAGGCTGTTCAGGACGCCGCCAGAGCGGCGGCGCGCGAAGCCCGCTATGAGGCGGAGCGGCTCGAAGCCGGACTGCACGCCGACGACGGCCCGCAAGCCTGATTGTAACGCAAATGTAATCAGCTTCAGCCCGTTGCCCGCATGGCCCCGGTTACTCCAGGGCGAGCTGTTTGCGGGCGGATCTCACAACAGCACGCTTTACAGATTCTTGAGTGCGCTGCTTTACAAAGGTTGCACATGCAGCTATAGGAATCCATTGCATCAAAAGAGCATTTTCACTGCGAGGTGCTCTGAGCGGGCCATGCCGCAGCATGGCTGGCCAACGCGGGGCAAGCGGCGCAAATTGCTTGCGTCACGCCCGTACCGGCTAACTCAGTAGACCGTTCATGCGCCCCCCAGCGGCGTCCGCCGGAGGATTTAAATGGATCACAAGGATTTGGAATATTTTCGCAAGCTTCTTTCTGGCATGCTTGAAGAAGCTAAGCAAAAGGGCGACAGCACCCTTGAAGAACTGACGGATAGCAACGAAGTGTTCGCCGACCCGGCTGACCGCGCCACTGCAGAATCCGACAGGGCTTTTACCCTGCGTATCCGTGACCGTGAGCGCCGCCTGATCCGCAAGATTCAGGCAGCCCTCACCCGCATAGATGATGGAACCTACGGGATTTGCGAAGAGTGCGGCGACGACATCAGCGTCCCCCGCCTCAAGGCCCGGCCTGTTACGCGGTTGTGCATCAACTGCAAGGCCAAGCAGGAAGAAGACGAACACCTTCGCGGCGATTAGCGTCAGCTTTTGTTGCTATAGCGGTACTGTTTCTTTGCTGATTGGTCAGGCGGCTTGCTGGGCAACGCACCGCCCGCTTGAGTTTGCTTGCGTGCGAAAAGCGCGGCAGGGCAGAGGCATGCCGTCAGGGCCCCGCGCAGTCTGTAAGGGGCTAGCCCCTTGCGGTCTTGTTGCGGCCTAACAGCATGCGGGCGGGCAGGCTTGAGCCCTTGCCTTACTCCGCAGCCCGTGCGTCTGCGCCGTCAGCATGAATCGTCATGGTTGACGGGCAACGGCTGAAGTATCGCACCTGTTTTCAGTATGGCGGTCATGGTCGTCAGGACCGGGCCGCTGTAATGGTTTTTTGCGGCTTTGTTTTGGACGGGCCGTCGCTCCAGATTCCCCACCCCTTCCCGCAAGCCGGGTTTTTCTATGGATGCCCATCTTTTTCGCCGTTTTTGTGAAGACCTGGCCCCTCTGCTCGTGGGCGCGCGGGTCGAAAAAATTCAGGAACCCGCCGAGGGCCTTCTGGCACTTATGATTTACAGCCGAGGGCGCAAACGGCAACTTTGCCTGCGCTTTGGCCGCAAGGATTCTTTCTGCTTTGTCACCACGCAGCGCATCAGCGTGGGGCGGGCGCCCTCAGCCCCTGTCATGCGCCTGCGCAAGTATGCGGCCGGGCGGCGCATTGCGGCCTGCGTGCCGCAGTGGAGCGAGCGCCGTCTGTGGCTGCTGCTTGGCGGCGGTGCGGATGCGGCGTCACCTCAGGCCGACGGCGAGACATCCGCGCGGCAACCTTGCCTGACTTGGCTGCTGCTTGACCTGCGCGAAGGCCCCTCGCTGCGTTTTATTGGCGAGGGCGAAACGCCGGAGGAGGATCAGCCCCCGTGGCCGAGGCCTGACCAGTTGGGCACGGCCTTGCCAAACTGGCGCGAGTGGGCTGTGCTTACGCCCGCGCTGCGTCGCACCCTTGCCTGCCTGGACGAGC is from Desulfovibrio desulfuricans and encodes:
- a CDS encoding DUF814 domain-containing protein translates to MSDSPQIIVLFSGGLDSLLTAKLLERQGLRVRCLHFYSPFFGGEALAAHWSKVHGLDVVSRDVGPQFAAMLRQRPEHGFGKVLNPCVDCKILLLREARAYMESVGAQALATGEVLGQRPMSQRRDTLNVILRDAGVSNFLLRPLCAHHLQPTPVEESGLVDRSRLLGIWGRGRTEQLALAKEYGITEIPTPGGGCRLTERENARRYWLVLTRLPQPTAGDFTLANLGRQFWHSEGQSHYWLCVGRNSADNDLLAAAAGPDDLVLRMRDMPGPLALARNGALWPEDVLGTACQMAASYAPKAVATGGPVFVRARRGEEFKDILVPTQRCEALWNEPAWDEIKGVIRAEARERQAVQDAARAAAREARYEAERLEAGLHADDGPQA
- the dksA gene encoding RNA polymerase-binding protein DksA, whose amino-acid sequence is MDHKDLEYFRKLLSGMLEEAKQKGDSTLEELTDSNEVFADPADRATAESDRAFTLRIRDRERRLIRKIQAALTRIDDGTYGICEECGDDISVPRLKARPVTRLCINCKAKQEEDEHLRGD